The proteins below are encoded in one region of Microbispora sp. NBC_01189:
- a CDS encoding acyltransferase: MLAAAPRVGPDAPAILRGPSRLRVLDLLRFCAALGVVLFHFGETRAWGTPNAFPALSAVTMFGVYGVRLFFLISGFVILMSAWGRTAGHFAASRIARLYPAYWASVLVLGALAVGGLITDHRPTFAELLANLTMLQHGLRVRDLEIVYWTLWQELVFYVLIACFAAIGITYRRCLAFLGGWVFLLVIAERVDADLLQAVLLPFSAPYFIAGMALFLIHRFGGSTFPWLFVGAGWALAIVSVLGEKLPAVGRFGPALGSALVVGVISLIFLVMVAVAVGALDRLDWRWLTALGALTYPLYLFHHHVGFLLIQALHEPLGNRLALPVATAAALAVAYAVHRVVERPLQPRLRAALERSLTVDVTVDARVDARVDVTVDVTAAVPVPPTPAPLAEAPAAYLPRGG, from the coding sequence ATGCTCGCTGCGGCCCCACGCGTCGGCCCCGACGCGCCGGCCATCCTCCGCGGACCGTCGCGGCTGCGCGTTCTCGACCTCCTCCGGTTCTGCGCGGCTCTCGGCGTCGTCCTGTTCCACTTCGGCGAGACCCGTGCCTGGGGCACCCCGAACGCCTTCCCGGCCCTGAGCGCGGTGACCATGTTCGGGGTCTACGGCGTGCGGTTGTTCTTCCTCATCAGCGGGTTCGTGATCCTGATGAGCGCCTGGGGCCGTACGGCCGGGCACTTCGCGGCGTCGCGGATCGCCCGGCTCTACCCGGCGTACTGGGCGAGTGTGCTCGTCCTCGGCGCGCTGGCCGTCGGCGGGCTCATCACGGACCACCGGCCGACGTTCGCCGAGCTGCTGGCCAACCTGACCATGCTCCAGCACGGCCTGCGGGTGCGGGACCTGGAGATCGTCTACTGGACGCTCTGGCAGGAGCTCGTCTTCTACGTGCTCATCGCGTGCTTCGCCGCGATCGGCATCACCTACCGCCGCTGCCTGGCGTTCCTCGGCGGCTGGGTCTTCCTGCTCGTCATCGCCGAGCGGGTGGACGCCGACCTCCTCCAGGCCGTGCTGCTGCCGTTCAGCGCGCCGTACTTCATCGCGGGCATGGCGTTGTTCCTGATCCACCGCTTCGGCGGATCGACGTTCCCCTGGCTGTTCGTCGGGGCGGGGTGGGCGCTCGCGATCGTGTCGGTGCTGGGGGAGAAGCTCCCGGCGGTCGGCCGGTTCGGCCCGGCGCTGGGGTCCGCGCTCGTCGTCGGCGTGATCTCACTGATCTTCCTGGTGATGGTCGCGGTCGCCGTCGGCGCGCTCGACCGGCTCGACTGGCGGTGGCTGACCGCGCTCGGCGCGCTGACCTACCCCCTGTACCTCTTCCACCACCACGTGGGGTTCCTGCTCATCCAGGCACTGCACGAGCCGCTCGGCAACCGGCTCGCGCTGCCCGTCGCGACGGCCGCCGCGCTCGCCGTCGCGTACGCCGTGCACCGGGTGGTGGAACGGCCCCTGCAGCCCCGCCTGCGGGCGGCCCTGGAGCGGTCGCTCACGGTGGATGTCACGGTGGACGCCAGGGTGGACGCCAGGGTGGATGTCACGGTGGATGTCACGGCAGCGGTTCCCGTCCCGCCGACGCCGGCGCCGCTCGCAGAGGCGCCGGCCGCCTACTTGCCCCGGGGCGGGTAG
- a CDS encoding glycosyltransferase family 4 protein — translation MESEANKPVKVVSAASAKAGLGGFLRGFAKNPVIVSRIIAGKVKSDPMRIAQAAADAMPAGVRPFVGRVAWPAARFVKVRTRKILQRAAKGPLQEAKAHFDAGRMSESVRVLQAQSRWPFVRRRIAYYEGELAALGPDPIPPKPKVIMGERVSGRVLHMVTNALPYTQAGYTVRTHRIVTAQRAAGLDPHVVTSWGWPMLQGHTDAEPYEEIDGVPYYRLLPKDDVPFETQGRMIRGAADVSELVRTLRPQVLHAATDHRNGSVALAVRERTNTPFVYEVRGFLEETWVSRDPARVGSERHVLQREREARIMREADAVVTLAETMAVEIMERGVPRERIFLAPNAVDDSLLTADYDGETFRERYGVGRGEIVVGSVSSIVGYEGFATLLDAAALLRDAGTPVRVLLVGDGAERPALLEQVERLGLRDAILPGRVGPDEALQAQAAIDVFVCPRDDLRVCRLVTPLKPVEAMALGKPVVLSDLPALSELVGGEGAGLLVPPGDPAALAKGLAALRDDPERRRVMGEAGRAEVAAHRTWSSLARTYRGIYQSLTENR, via the coding sequence GTGGAATCCGAGGCCAACAAGCCCGTAAAGGTCGTGTCCGCCGCTTCCGCGAAGGCCGGTCTCGGCGGCTTCCTCCGGGGGTTCGCGAAGAACCCCGTCATCGTCTCCCGGATCATCGCCGGCAAGGTCAAGTCCGACCCGATGCGGATCGCCCAGGCGGCCGCCGACGCGATGCCGGCCGGTGTGCGCCCGTTCGTCGGCCGCGTCGCCTGGCCCGCCGCCCGCTTCGTCAAGGTCCGCACGCGCAAGATCCTGCAGCGTGCCGCCAAGGGCCCGCTGCAGGAGGCGAAGGCGCACTTCGACGCCGGGCGGATGTCCGAGTCGGTCAGGGTGCTCCAGGCGCAGTCGCGGTGGCCGTTCGTCCGCCGCAGGATCGCCTACTACGAGGGCGAGCTCGCCGCGCTGGGCCCGGACCCGATCCCGCCGAAGCCCAAAGTCATCATGGGCGAGCGCGTGTCCGGCCGGGTGCTGCACATGGTCACCAACGCGCTTCCGTACACGCAGGCGGGATACACGGTGCGCACCCACCGCATCGTCACCGCGCAGCGGGCGGCCGGGCTCGACCCGCACGTCGTGACGAGCTGGGGCTGGCCGATGCTCCAGGGGCACACCGACGCCGAGCCGTACGAGGAGATCGACGGGGTCCCCTACTACCGGCTGCTGCCCAAGGACGACGTGCCGTTCGAGACGCAGGGCCGGATGATCCGCGGCGCCGCGGACGTGTCGGAGCTGGTCCGCACGCTCCGCCCGCAGGTCCTGCACGCGGCCACCGACCACCGCAACGGCTCGGTCGCGCTCGCCGTCCGCGAGCGGACGAACACCCCCTTCGTGTACGAGGTGCGCGGCTTCCTGGAGGAGACCTGGGTCTCCCGGGACCCGGCCCGGGTCGGCAGCGAGCGGCACGTCCTGCAACGCGAGCGTGAGGCGCGCATCATGCGCGAGGCCGACGCGGTCGTCACGCTCGCCGAGACCATGGCCGTCGAGATCATGGAGCGCGGCGTCCCCCGGGAGCGCATCTTCCTCGCGCCCAACGCGGTGGACGACTCCCTGCTGACCGCCGACTACGACGGCGAGACGTTCCGCGAGCGCTACGGAGTGGGCCGCGGCGAGATCGTCGTGGGCTCGGTGTCGAGCATCGTGGGCTACGAGGGCTTCGCCACCCTGCTGGACGCCGCCGCGCTGCTGCGCGACGCCGGGACGCCGGTGCGGGTGCTGCTCGTCGGCGACGGCGCGGAGCGGCCCGCCCTGCTCGAACAGGTCGAGCGGCTCGGCCTGAGGGACGCGATCCTGCCCGGCCGGGTCGGCCCGGACGAGGCGCTGCAGGCCCAGGCGGCCATCGACGTCTTCGTCTGCCCGCGCGACGACCTGCGCGTGTGCCGCCTGGTCACGCCGCTGAAGCCGGTCGAGGCGATGGCGCTGGGCAAGCCGGTCGTGCTCAGCGACCTGCCCGCGCTGTCGGAGCTCGTCGGCGGCGAGGGCGCGGGTCTGCTGGTGCCGCCCGGCGATCCGGCCGCGCTCGCCAAGGGGCTGGCCGCGCTGCGCGACGATCCGGAGCGCCGCCGGGTCATGGGTGAGGCCGGCCGGGCCGAGGTCGCCGCGCACCGGACTTGGAGCAGCCTGGCCCGGACCTACCGGGGGATCTACCAGTCGCTGACCGAAAACCGATAG
- a CDS encoding glycosyltransferase, protein MHVLVMTVVHHPEDARILHRQIRALVDAGHEVTYAAPYTARGVVPRSWVTGVDLPRAAERRRLSAVRAARKLFKSMRGKVDLALIHDPELLFAVAGVRKSPPVVWDVHEDTPATLSLKPWLPAFLRPPTRYLARLLEGTAERRMHLLLAEAAYAGRFRQRHLVVPNETWVPDSVSPPGDDRVVYLGWLSEARGVREAVEVARVLQPHRVAVELIGYADPQSRPLLNEAVAQGVLEWRDFMPNDEALKRLDGALAGLSLLHDEPNYRHSMPTKIVEYMAHGIPVITTPSPRAVELVERYECGMVVPWRDPQAVARAVLQLRDNPFERRGTGGRGYAAARAHHHWPNSARRFVDQLEAWAGVKS, encoded by the coding sequence GTGCACGTGCTCGTCATGACGGTGGTGCATCACCCCGAGGACGCCCGGATCCTGCACCGGCAGATCCGGGCGCTCGTCGATGCCGGTCATGAGGTCACGTACGCCGCGCCGTACACCGCGCGGGGAGTCGTGCCGCGCTCGTGGGTGACCGGAGTCGACCTGCCGAGGGCCGCCGAGCGGCGGCGCCTGTCGGCGGTGCGGGCGGCCCGCAAGCTCTTCAAGAGCATGCGCGGGAAGGTCGACCTGGCGCTCATCCACGACCCCGAGCTGCTGTTCGCCGTCGCCGGGGTGCGCAAGAGCCCGCCGGTGGTCTGGGACGTGCACGAGGACACCCCCGCGACGCTGTCGCTCAAGCCGTGGCTGCCGGCGTTCCTGCGCCCGCCGACGCGGTACCTCGCCCGGCTCCTGGAGGGCACCGCCGAGCGCCGGATGCACCTGCTGCTGGCCGAGGCGGCGTACGCGGGCCGGTTCCGGCAACGGCACCTGGTGGTGCCGAACGAGACCTGGGTGCCCGACAGTGTCAGCCCGCCCGGCGACGACCGGGTGGTCTACCTGGGCTGGCTGTCGGAGGCCCGGGGCGTGCGGGAGGCCGTCGAGGTGGCCCGCGTGCTCCAGCCGCACCGGGTGGCCGTGGAGCTGATCGGGTACGCCGACCCGCAGAGCAGGCCGCTGCTGAACGAGGCCGTCGCGCAGGGCGTGCTGGAGTGGCGCGACTTCATGCCGAACGACGAGGCGCTCAAGCGGCTCGACGGCGCGCTCGCGGGGCTGTCGCTGCTGCACGACGAGCCCAACTACCGCCACTCCATGCCCACGAAGATCGTGGAGTACATGGCCCACGGCATCCCGGTCATCACCACCCCCTCGCCGCGGGCCGTCGAGCTCGTGGAGCGTTACGAGTGCGGCATGGTCGTCCCGTGGCGGGACCCGCAGGCCGTGGCGCGCGCGGTGCTCCAGCTCAGGGACAACCCGTTCGAACGGCGCGGCACCGGCGGGCGCGGTTACGCCGCCGCGCGGGCGCACCACCACTGGCCCAACTCGGCGCGTCGTTTCGTCGACCAGCTGGAAGCGTGGGCCGGCGTCAAGAGCTGA
- a CDS encoding NUDIX hydrolase has protein sequence MIPRIPVSVDLVVLTVRSQQLSALVWRRDRPPYEGRWALSGGFIKLEEDLPAAAARVLAERAGLPGAPVHLEQLQTYGYPDRDPRQRVVSVAYLGLAPDLPASTEAHMSWQPVAELTEMAFDHRRIMLDGVERARSKLEYTSLGAAFCPPEFTVAELRRVYEIVWGRPLDPRNFHRKVTKTEGFLVPTGRTTTRDGGRPAMLHRRGPAVLLHPPMLRAGAAAPQ, from the coding sequence ATGATCCCGCGCATCCCGGTCAGCGTGGATCTCGTCGTGCTCACCGTCAGGTCCCAGCAGCTGAGCGCGCTCGTCTGGCGGCGCGACCGGCCGCCGTACGAGGGCAGGTGGGCGCTTTCCGGCGGCTTCATCAAGCTGGAGGAGGACCTGCCGGCCGCCGCCGCCCGGGTGCTCGCCGAGCGGGCGGGCCTGCCCGGCGCCCCGGTGCATCTGGAGCAGTTGCAGACCTACGGCTACCCGGACCGCGACCCCCGCCAGCGGGTCGTCAGCGTCGCCTACCTCGGCCTCGCCCCCGACCTGCCCGCGTCCACCGAGGCGCACATGAGCTGGCAGCCGGTGGCGGAGCTGACCGAGATGGCCTTCGACCACCGCAGGATCATGCTCGACGGCGTGGAGCGGGCGCGGAGCAAGCTGGAGTACACCTCGCTCGGCGCCGCGTTCTGCCCGCCGGAGTTCACCGTCGCGGAGCTCCGCCGCGTGTACGAGATCGTCTGGGGCCGCCCGCTCGACCCCCGCAACTTCCACCGGAAGGTCACCAAGACCGAGGGCTTCCTGGTGCCCACCGGACGCACGACGACCCGGGACGGTGGCCGGCCCGCGATGCTGCACCGCCGCGGCCCGGCCGTGCTGCTGCATCCCCCGATGCTCCGCGCCGGCGCCGCGGCTCCCCAGTAA
- a CDS encoding DUF4434 domain-containing protein yields the protein MRWLTFILGVAILAGVASVVIVLRDGSSDPGAAGAGQALSAATESPSPSPAHSEFTDPCGTFDTAAATPYAVMGYWLIPTSDPCTWRRQLQAIHRLGGDTVVRLGFGLSPRQTDEDGQVLQPVDGKETEKTPPADKRYAVCVESGRSCMKAAEQELRAANPGNRISWTYVYRTDEQFGPGIFRCPQMERKIVVNGAVFYRLIAPEDGSDDPTCDFTTKGRAYHLILVSAGEQDSLSELLDLGDRFGIRVFPALPLAPRDPAESTRADPRHIGTLTTLTRRILQDYGNRFGDRQSLGGVYQPFELQLRDWPDPAKVQTLQVYAGQHQIVEQELPGKPILVSPYIDSRRRLKYTSTPAQVAAGFKALARTGVEIIAPQDGRGTGKVGLFWPNWKNKPVDDRLKPVVGESTYATAYYGGTRDYYREMSKARAQLAEEGVEVELWANVEAFEPSSTENCGRQGTRGRTDKPRLDTQVTLAGPYVSKVISYMWSDFFTCGSPSLSEQIAEDWDRPIPVEAQRRERQIQDGLEIRGYHLGDAKVTLSWPGLDTPRVVDSATVGWHDGTPIPGLPAGIETIWIPVDWATVPGDVWVRVEVTSADGRKSAEPVYYHNTG from the coding sequence GTGCGCTGGCTCACCTTCATCCTGGGTGTGGCGATCCTCGCGGGTGTCGCGTCCGTCGTGATCGTCCTGCGGGACGGGAGCTCCGATCCGGGCGCCGCCGGGGCCGGGCAGGCCCTCTCCGCGGCGACCGAGAGCCCCAGCCCGTCCCCCGCGCACAGCGAGTTCACCGATCCCTGCGGCACGTTCGACACCGCCGCGGCCACGCCGTACGCCGTGATGGGGTACTGGCTCATCCCGACCTCGGACCCGTGCACCTGGCGGCGCCAGCTCCAGGCCATCCACCGCCTCGGCGGGGACACCGTCGTGCGCCTCGGCTTCGGCCTGTCGCCGCGCCAGACGGACGAGGACGGGCAGGTGCTCCAGCCGGTGGACGGCAAGGAGACGGAGAAGACCCCGCCGGCCGACAAGCGGTACGCCGTCTGCGTGGAGAGCGGGCGCAGCTGCATGAAGGCGGCGGAGCAGGAGCTCCGGGCCGCCAACCCCGGCAACCGCATCAGCTGGACGTACGTCTACCGCACCGACGAGCAGTTCGGGCCCGGCATCTTCCGCTGTCCGCAGATGGAGCGGAAGATCGTCGTGAACGGCGCCGTCTTCTACCGGCTCATCGCGCCGGAGGACGGCTCCGACGACCCCACCTGCGACTTCACCACCAAGGGGCGGGCCTACCACCTGATCCTCGTCTCGGCGGGCGAGCAGGACAGCCTCAGCGAGCTGCTCGACCTCGGCGACCGGTTCGGCATCCGGGTCTTCCCCGCGCTGCCCCTCGCGCCGCGCGACCCGGCCGAGTCCACCCGCGCCGACCCGCGGCACATCGGCACGCTCACCACCCTGACCCGGCGGATCCTGCAGGACTACGGCAACCGCTTCGGCGACCGCCAGTCGCTGGGCGGCGTCTACCAGCCGTTCGAGCTGCAGCTCAGGGACTGGCCCGACCCCGCCAAGGTCCAGACGCTCCAGGTGTACGCCGGGCAGCACCAGATCGTCGAGCAGGAACTGCCCGGCAAGCCCATCCTGGTCAGCCCGTACATCGACAGCCGCAGGCGGCTGAAGTACACCTCCACGCCGGCGCAGGTCGCCGCGGGCTTCAAGGCCCTGGCCCGGACCGGGGTGGAGATCATCGCCCCGCAGGACGGCCGGGGCACGGGCAAGGTCGGCCTGTTCTGGCCCAACTGGAAGAACAAGCCGGTGGACGACCGGCTCAAGCCGGTCGTCGGCGAGAGCACCTACGCCACGGCCTACTACGGCGGCACCCGGGACTACTACCGCGAGATGTCCAAGGCGCGGGCGCAGCTGGCCGAGGAGGGCGTGGAGGTGGAGCTGTGGGCCAACGTGGAGGCCTTCGAGCCGTCCTCGACCGAGAACTGCGGCCGTCAGGGCACCCGGGGCAGGACCGACAAGCCCCGGCTCGACACCCAGGTCACGCTGGCCGGGCCGTACGTCTCGAAGGTCATCTCGTACATGTGGAGTGACTTCTTCACCTGCGGCTCGCCGTCGCTGTCGGAGCAGATCGCCGAGGACTGGGACCGGCCGATCCCGGTGGAGGCGCAGCGGCGCGAGCGCCAGATCCAGGACGGCCTGGAGATCCGCGGCTACCACCTCGGCGACGCGAAGGTCACGCTGAGCTGGCCCGGGCTGGACACCCCCCGCGTCGTCGACTCGGCGACGGTCGGCTGGCACGACGGCACGCCGATCCCGGGGCTTCCCGCGGGCATCGAGACGATCTGGATCCCGGTGGACTGGGCGACGGTGCCCGGCGACGTGTGGGTGCGGGTGGAGGTCACCTCCGCCGACGGCCGTAAGTCGGCGGAGCCCGTCTACTACCACAACACCGGTTGA
- a CDS encoding polysaccharide deacetylase family protein — protein sequence MWRKVRIAMAGVCVAGVCTIPTPVASAPVPAVKTVKAAKPYCARYKCIALTFDDGPWPYTPALLDTLKKHKAKATFFLLGRKVANRPELTQRIEREGHEIGNHTWNHPDLTKLPDEEVLSELTSTSDVIYETIGRKPEIMRPPNGATNARISGLTAQLGLPQILWTGSTLDWQARNTKVIAARTLKLARRDGVILLHDIVPETVKAMPGVLTKLEKQHYRFVTLTTLLQGRTLRGGEIYPPRGK from the coding sequence ATGTGGCGGAAAGTCAGGATCGCGATGGCCGGCGTCTGCGTGGCCGGTGTGTGCACCATTCCCACCCCGGTCGCATCGGCGCCGGTTCCGGCGGTGAAAACGGTGAAGGCGGCGAAGCCGTACTGCGCCCGGTACAAGTGCATCGCGCTCACCTTCGACGACGGCCCGTGGCCCTACACGCCGGCGCTGCTCGACACGCTGAAGAAGCACAAGGCGAAAGCCACGTTCTTCCTGCTCGGCCGGAAGGTGGCCAACCGCCCCGAGCTCACGCAGCGGATCGAGCGCGAGGGCCACGAGATCGGCAACCACACCTGGAACCATCCCGACCTGACCAAGCTGCCCGACGAGGAGGTGCTCAGCGAGCTCACCAGCACCTCCGACGTCATCTACGAGACGATCGGCAGGAAGCCGGAGATCATGCGTCCGCCGAACGGCGCGACGAACGCCCGCATCTCCGGCCTCACGGCGCAACTCGGCCTGCCCCAGATCCTCTGGACGGGATCCACGCTCGACTGGCAGGCCAGGAACACGAAGGTCATCGCCGCGCGGACGCTGAAGCTCGCCAGGCGCGACGGTGTCATCCTGCTGCACGACATCGTCCCGGAGACGGTCAAGGCGATGCCGGGCGTGCTGACCAAGCTGGAGAAGCAGCACTACAGGTTCGTCACCCTGACGACCCTGCTGCAGGGCCGGACGCTGCGCGGCGGCGAGATCTACCCGCCCCGGGGCAAGTAG
- a CDS encoding nucleotide sugar dehydrogenase, producing the protein MTAFDLTIIGLGYVGMPLAKEATAAGLRVAGLDVDPRKVDALNAGRSYIDDLTDADLDAMLAAGFTATLDASVLSRSNAIVICVPTPLDEDHRPDLSAVEGATRAVAERLQAGTLVVLESTTWPGTTDELVRPILEESGLTAGGDFHLAFSPERIDPGNPKFGLRNTPKVVGGYTAACKERAVAFYAQFVERVVPVSGTREAEMAKLLENTYRHVNIALVNEMAIFCDELGVNLWEAIEAASTKPFGYQKFLPGPGVGGHCIPVDPSYLSYTVRKLGYPFRFVELAQEINERMPSYVVARVQRLLNRARKPVNGSRVLLLGVTYKPDIADERETPAIPVAEALLELGAELSFCDPYVKEWSVEGRAIPREEDLRPAVAAADVVVLLQQHAAFDLDVVEDHALLVLDTRGVLATSERVERL; encoded by the coding sequence GTGACCGCCTTCGATCTCACGATCATCGGGCTGGGATACGTCGGCATGCCGCTGGCCAAGGAGGCCACGGCGGCCGGTCTGCGGGTGGCCGGTCTGGACGTCGACCCCCGCAAGGTGGACGCGCTCAACGCCGGCCGCTCCTACATCGACGACCTGACGGACGCCGACCTCGACGCGATGCTCGCGGCGGGTTTCACCGCCACGCTGGACGCGTCGGTGCTGTCGCGGTCGAACGCGATCGTCATCTGCGTCCCGACGCCGCTGGACGAGGACCACCGTCCCGACCTGTCGGCCGTCGAGGGCGCCACCCGGGCCGTGGCCGAGCGCCTTCAGGCGGGCACGCTCGTCGTGCTGGAGTCCACCACGTGGCCCGGCACCACCGACGAGCTCGTACGGCCGATCCTGGAGGAGTCGGGGCTCACCGCGGGCGGCGACTTCCACCTGGCGTTCTCGCCGGAGCGGATCGACCCGGGCAACCCGAAGTTCGGCCTGCGCAACACCCCCAAGGTCGTCGGCGGCTACACCGCGGCCTGCAAGGAGCGGGCGGTCGCCTTCTACGCCCAGTTCGTCGAGCGGGTCGTGCCGGTCAGCGGCACCCGCGAGGCGGAGATGGCCAAGCTGCTGGAGAACACCTACCGGCACGTCAACATCGCCCTCGTCAACGAGATGGCGATCTTCTGCGACGAGCTCGGGGTGAACCTCTGGGAGGCCATCGAGGCGGCCTCCACCAAGCCGTTCGGCTACCAGAAGTTCCTGCCCGGCCCCGGCGTCGGCGGGCACTGCATCCCCGTGGATCCCTCGTACCTGTCGTACACGGTGCGCAAGCTCGGCTATCCCTTCCGGTTCGTCGAGCTCGCCCAGGAGATCAACGAGCGGATGCCGTCGTACGTCGTGGCCCGGGTGCAGCGGCTGCTCAACCGGGCCCGCAAGCCGGTGAACGGCTCGCGCGTGCTGCTCCTCGGCGTGACGTACAAACCAGACATCGCCGACGAGCGGGAGACACCCGCGATACCGGTGGCCGAGGCGCTGCTGGAGCTGGGCGCGGAGCTGTCGTTCTGCGACCCGTACGTGAAGGAATGGTCGGTCGAGGGCAGGGCGATCCCCCGCGAGGAGGACCTGCGGCCGGCCGTGGCCGCCGCGGACGTGGTGGTCCTGTTGCAGCAGCACGCGGCGTTCGACCTGGACGTGGTGGAGGACCACGCCCTTCTCGTCCTGGACACTCGTGGCGTGCTGGCCACGAGCGAACGCGTCGAGCGGCTGTAG
- the wecB gene encoding non-hydrolyzing UDP-N-acetylglucosamine 2-epimerase, which yields MRDHPLVLHVLGARPNFVKAAPVVKGLAALGVRQGIIHTGQHYDALMSDVFFADLGLPEPIANLGVGSGTHARQTAALLTGLEDVVLEHRPALVVVYGDVNSTLAAILVCAKLGVPTAHVEAGLRSFDRGMPEEVNRIVTDALSDLLFATSPDAVAHLANEGVDPAKVHLVGNPMIDSLFAALPSLDPAPVRERLGITGRYAVATLHRPANVDDPEAARELVDAVLGVAEQVPVIVPLHPRGRQRLAEAGLVDRDGLRIVDPLGYVDFLSLVRGAALVVTDSGGVQEETTMLGVPCLTVRPNTERPITVTHGTNRLVTPAALPAAASKALADGAATPSGELPPLWDGAAGPRIARVIDAWLRGDNLSPAAKGQAR from the coding sequence ATGAGAGACCACCCCCTCGTCCTGCACGTTTTGGGCGCCCGGCCCAACTTCGTCAAGGCGGCCCCAGTCGTCAAAGGACTGGCCGCGCTCGGCGTGCGGCAGGGCATCATCCACACAGGCCAGCACTACGACGCGCTGATGTCGGACGTGTTCTTCGCCGACCTCGGGCTGCCCGAGCCGATCGCGAACCTCGGCGTCGGCAGTGGCACCCACGCGCGGCAGACGGCGGCCCTCCTCACGGGGCTGGAGGACGTCGTCCTGGAGCACCGCCCGGCGCTCGTGGTCGTCTACGGCGACGTGAACTCCACGCTCGCGGCGATCCTGGTCTGCGCCAAGCTGGGCGTGCCGACCGCGCACGTCGAGGCGGGCCTGCGCTCCTTCGACCGGGGGATGCCGGAGGAGGTCAACCGGATCGTCACCGACGCGCTGTCGGATCTGCTGTTCGCCACCTCGCCGGACGCGGTGGCGCACCTCGCCAACGAGGGCGTGGACCCGGCGAAGGTGCACCTCGTCGGCAACCCGATGATCGACAGCCTGTTCGCCGCACTGCCCTCGCTCGACCCGGCGCCGGTGCGGGAGCGCCTCGGGATCACCGGGCGGTACGCCGTGGCGACGCTGCACCGCCCGGCGAACGTGGACGACCCCGAGGCCGCCCGCGAACTGGTCGACGCGGTGCTCGGGGTGGCCGAGCAGGTGCCGGTGATCGTGCCGCTGCACCCCCGCGGCCGGCAGCGCCTCGCGGAGGCCGGCCTGGTCGACCGCGACGGGCTGCGGATCGTGGACCCGCTGGGTTACGTGGACTTCCTGTCCCTGGTCCGGGGCGCCGCCCTGGTGGTGACCGACTCCGGCGGCGTGCAGGAGGAGACGACCATGCTGGGCGTCCCGTGCCTGACCGTACGGCCGAACACCGAGCGGCCGATCACCGTGACCCACGGGACGAACCGGCTCGTGACCCCGGCGGCGCTGCCCGCCGCCGCGTCGAAGGCGCTCGCGGACGGCGCGGCCACCCCGAGCGGGGAACTGCCGCCGCTCTGGGACGGCGCCGCCGGGCCGAGGATCGCCCGCGTCATCGACGCCTGGCTGCGCGGCGACAACCTCTCCCCCGCCGCCAAGGGCCAGGCGCGCTAG